The following are encoded together in the Oncorhynchus nerka isolate Pitt River linkage group LG25, Oner_Uvic_2.0, whole genome shotgun sequence genome:
- the LOC115109445 gene encoding LOW QUALITY PROTEIN: peroxisomal membrane protein 11A (The sequence of the model RefSeq protein was modified relative to this genomic sequence to represent the inferred CDS: inserted 1 base in 1 codon), whose translation MESFVKFTNQSQXKDRIFRTTQYACALVKYLLRNNSARKELVVKLQSLESNMSSGRKLLRLGNTVNSIDAAKRTLQLSDPVLRLCLTVANINRALYFICDNVLWARNVGLVPGIDKERWSLNASCCYFLSLVMSLTRDVYVITQTMVQRTRDRQFQKKMDQHLNDNPDVATVIVPQLDAFLFLLFESLKSHPSVTLDTLKNICDIFIPLDRLGVYRSNPGVVGFCGLISSLLGIVSVLHPSLKIQP comes from the exons GACAACCCAATATGCATGTGCCTTGGTGAAGTATTTGCTTCGCAATAATTCTGCAAGGAAAGAGCTTGTTGTCAAGCTGCAGAGTCTGGAGTCCAACATGAGTTCTGGAAGGAAAT TGCTCAGACTGGGGAACACTGTGAATTCCATTGACGCTGCCAAGCGAACCTTGCAGCTCTCTGACCCTGTGTTGCGCCTCTGCCTTACTGTGGCGAACATCAACCGCGCCCTTTACTTTATCTGCGACAATGTGCTCTGGGCCAGAAATGTTGGCCTTGTCCCTGGTATCGACAAGGAGCGCTGGAGCTTGAATGCCTCTTGTTGCTACTTCCTGTCCCTGGTTATGAGTCTGACCAGAGATGTTTATGTAATCACCCAGACTATGGTTCAGAGAACCAGAGATAGGCAGTTTCAGAAGAAAATGGATCAGCACCTCAATGACAACCCTGATGTGGCTACTGTTATTGTTCCTCAACTGGATGCTTTTCTGTTCCTGCTTTTTGAGAGTCTTAAAAGCCATCCCTCGGTTACCCTTGACACACTGAAAAACATTTGTGATATTTTCATTCCACTGGACAGGCTGGGTGTGTACCGGTCAAACCCAGGAGTGGTGGGCTTTTGTGGGCTGATTTCATCTCTCTTAGGGATAGTGTCAGTCTTGCACCCCAGTTTGAAAATCCAACCGTAA